One Actinoplanes missouriensis 431 DNA segment encodes these proteins:
- a CDS encoding ATP-binding protein yields the protein MQTEPDVGDDVVLLTVPADGGYLGVLRTATAGLAARLHFALDEIEDLRIAVDEACAMLLAIATRDAELECRFAVTDDALTVEVTVATVRGARLPSESSFAWKVLTALTTSAEAEANGRYATIRLLTRRTEF from the coding sequence ATGCAGACAGAGCCGGACGTCGGCGACGACGTCGTACTACTGACCGTTCCCGCCGACGGCGGATACCTCGGCGTCCTCCGCACGGCCACCGCGGGTCTCGCGGCGCGGCTGCACTTCGCCCTCGACGAGATCGAGGACCTGCGCATCGCCGTCGACGAGGCGTGCGCCATGCTGCTCGCGATCGCCACCCGCGACGCCGAGCTGGAGTGCCGGTTCGCGGTCACCGACGACGCCCTGACCGTCGAGGTCACCGTCGCCACGGTGCGCGGCGCGCGGCTGCCCTCCGAGTCGTCGTTCGCGTGGAAGGTGCTGACCGCCCTCACCACGTCGGCCGAGGCCGAGGCGAACGGGCGGTACGCGACGATCCGCCTGCTCACCAGGCGCACCGAGTTCTAA
- a CDS encoding nitrite/sulfite reductase, protein MAPSNTPATPAARPRKVRGEGQWALGHREPLNPNERSKKDDNPLNVRARIENIYAHGGFSSIDPADLRGRFRWWGLYTQRKAGIDGGRTAVLEPEELEDEYFMLRVRCDGGALSLAQLRTIAEISTEFGRDSADITDRQNIQLHWIRVEDVPEIWRRLEAVGLQTTEACGDCPRVVLGSPVAGVSADEVIDGTPAIDEIVKRYVGDPRYSNLPRKFKSQISWLADGPYQANDISFVGVVHPEHGPGFDLWVGGGLSTNPRLAERLGVWVPLNEIPDVWEGVVGIFRDYGYRRLRHRARLKFLLADWGVEKFREVLEKEYLGRTLLDGPSPDLPEKPIDHIGVHKQKDGRNYVGAAPVVGRSSGTQLSRLADLVEAHGSDRVRLTAYQKLLVLDVADENVESLITAMRGIGLEARPSAWRRGTMACTGIEYCKLAIVETKARGEELVARLEDRLKDFDADISVHINGCPNACARTQVADIGLKGQLVMNAHGEQVEGFQIHLGGALGMAKGETAGFGRKVRGLKATAEELPEYVERVARHYLDGRTDGETFATWVLRADEELLK, encoded by the coding sequence ATGGCGCCCAGCAACACCCCCGCAACGCCGGCCGCCCGGCCTCGCAAGGTCCGCGGCGAGGGTCAGTGGGCGCTCGGCCACCGCGAGCCCCTGAACCCCAACGAGCGCAGCAAGAAGGACGACAACCCGCTCAACGTCCGCGCGCGCATCGAGAACATCTACGCCCACGGCGGGTTCTCCTCGATCGACCCGGCCGACCTGCGCGGCCGGTTCCGCTGGTGGGGCCTCTACACCCAGCGCAAGGCGGGCATCGACGGCGGCCGCACCGCGGTGCTGGAGCCGGAGGAGCTCGAGGACGAGTACTTCATGCTCCGGGTCCGCTGCGACGGCGGCGCGCTCAGCCTGGCCCAGCTGCGCACCATCGCGGAGATCTCCACCGAGTTCGGCCGGGACAGCGCGGACATCACCGACCGGCAGAACATCCAGCTGCACTGGATCCGGGTCGAGGACGTGCCGGAGATCTGGCGCCGGCTCGAAGCCGTCGGGCTCCAGACCACCGAGGCCTGCGGTGACTGCCCCCGCGTCGTCCTCGGCAGCCCGGTCGCCGGTGTCTCCGCCGACGAGGTGATCGACGGGACCCCGGCGATCGACGAGATCGTGAAGCGGTACGTCGGCGACCCGCGGTACTCGAACCTGCCCCGCAAGTTCAAGTCGCAGATCTCCTGGCTGGCGGACGGGCCGTACCAGGCGAACGACATCTCGTTCGTCGGTGTGGTGCACCCCGAGCACGGCCCCGGCTTCGACCTCTGGGTCGGTGGCGGCCTCTCCACCAACCCGCGCCTGGCCGAGCGGCTCGGCGTCTGGGTGCCGCTGAACGAGATCCCGGACGTCTGGGAGGGCGTCGTCGGGATCTTCCGGGACTACGGGTACCGCCGGCTGCGTCACCGCGCCCGCCTGAAGTTCCTGCTCGCCGACTGGGGCGTGGAGAAGTTCCGCGAGGTCCTGGAGAAGGAGTACCTCGGCCGGACGCTGCTCGACGGCCCCTCGCCGGACCTGCCGGAGAAGCCGATCGACCACATCGGCGTGCACAAGCAGAAGGACGGCCGGAACTACGTCGGCGCCGCCCCGGTGGTCGGCCGCTCCTCGGGCACCCAGCTGAGCCGGCTGGCGGACCTGGTCGAGGCGCACGGCTCGGACCGGGTGCGGCTCACCGCGTACCAGAAGCTCCTGGTCCTCGATGTCGCCGACGAGAACGTGGAGTCCCTGATCACCGCGATGCGGGGCATCGGGCTCGAAGCCCGGCCGTCGGCGTGGCGGCGCGGCACGATGGCCTGCACCGGCATCGAGTACTGCAAGCTCGCGATCGTCGAGACCAAGGCCCGCGGCGAGGAACTGGTGGCCCGGCTCGAGGACCGGCTCAAGGACTTCGACGCCGACATCTCGGTGCACATCAACGGCTGCCCGAACGCCTGCGCGCGCACCCAGGTCGCCGACATCGGCCTCAAGGGCCAGCTCGTCATGAACGCGCACGGCGAGCAGGTGGAGGGCTTCCAGATCCACCTCGGCGGCGCGCTCGGCATGGCCAAGGGCGAGACCGCCGGCTTCGGGCGCAAGGTGCGGGGCCTCAAGGCCACCGCCGAAGAGCTTCCGGAGTACGTGGAACGCGTCGCCCGCCACTACCTGGACGGCCGCACCGACGGCGAGACGTTCGCTACCTGGGTGCTGCGGGCCGACGAGGAGCTCCTGAAATGA
- a CDS encoding glycosyltransferase family 39 protein translates to MTVQAAYDDSPTRPLAAPRRAGARGPLALAWAWGPFLVPAAITVAVGLIGLATPAPGPRERLVLAVSALTPEQILDTARDTDAVNAFYHLLMHFWAGPAGGDVTALRLPSVIAMGIGAGLAGELGRRVLTPGAGLCAGLLLAVLPAVSRWAQEARPYALAFLCATGATLLLYRTLDQPRWWRWAGYGCLVTLTGLLHVTALLVLAGHAFTVVSRWLLSRQPALFWWFPVTVLSLVPPAPLISLAARQRAAELAWHPHLPREIVEGLPAAGVLVIGLALAARWPDRALIRELAVLAVVPPTALLAATVLTAKAWTPGSALPALVPITLCAAAALRGLRFRAVVVLLAVALLALPQQREIRSPDGHSAAVAADRRHVGDLRRRRAVR, encoded by the coding sequence ATGACCGTCCAGGCCGCTTACGACGACTCCCCGACCCGGCCACTCGCGGCGCCCCGGCGCGCCGGCGCCCGCGGACCCCTCGCCCTCGCCTGGGCCTGGGGTCCTTTTCTCGTCCCGGCCGCGATCACCGTCGCGGTGGGCCTGATCGGGCTCGCGACGCCCGCGCCCGGCCCGCGCGAGCGGCTCGTCCTGGCGGTCAGCGCGCTGACGCCGGAGCAGATCCTGGACACGGCCCGCGACACCGACGCCGTGAACGCCTTCTACCACCTGCTGATGCACTTCTGGGCCGGGCCGGCCGGCGGCGACGTCACCGCGCTGCGCCTGCCGTCGGTGATCGCGATGGGGATCGGCGCCGGGCTCGCCGGCGAGCTCGGCCGGCGCGTGCTCACCCCCGGCGCCGGACTCTGCGCCGGGCTGCTGCTGGCCGTGCTCCCGGCGGTGAGCCGATGGGCGCAGGAGGCCCGGCCGTACGCCCTGGCGTTCCTCTGCGCCACCGGGGCGACCCTGCTGCTCTACCGGACGCTGGACCAGCCGCGATGGTGGCGCTGGGCCGGGTACGGATGCCTCGTCACGCTCACCGGCCTGCTCCACGTCACAGCGCTGCTGGTGCTCGCGGGGCACGCCTTCACGGTCGTCTCCCGCTGGCTTCTGAGCAGGCAGCCGGCGCTGTTCTGGTGGTTTCCGGTGACCGTGCTGTCACTCGTACCCCCGGCGCCGTTGATCTCTCTTGCGGCCCGGCAGCGGGCCGCCGAGCTGGCCTGGCACCCACACCTGCCGCGGGAGATCGTGGAAGGCCTGCCGGCGGCCGGGGTGCTCGTGATCGGGCTGGCGCTGGCGGCGCGCTGGCCGGACCGGGCGCTGATCCGTGAGCTCGCGGTGCTCGCCGTCGTGCCGCCGACTGCGCTGCTGGCCGCCACGGTCCTGACCGCCAAGGCGTGGACGCCGGGGTCCGCGCTGCCGGCACTCGTGCCGATCACCCTGTGCGCGGCGGCGGCGCTGCGCGGGCTCCGGTTCCGCGCGGTGGTGGTGCTGCTGGCGGTCGCGCTGCTGGCACTACCCCAGCAGCGCGAGATCCGCTCACCGGACGGGCACTCGGCGGCTGTTGCGGCCGACCGCCGACACGTGGGCGATCTTCGGCGTCGACGTGCGGTCCGTTAG
- a CDS encoding FadR/GntR family transcriptional regulator: protein MTGSTVRPPAYQQLADDLRADITSGRLQPGERLPPEPELCVKIGVSRSTVREALRLLASQHLIVTTRGVTGGSFVAHPDAEQLADGLSTGFALLTHSASVGLADMLELRRSLEVPIAGLAAVRRTDVHLAELRGALFDPTIDDFDTMMAAHAVFHRAMAKATANPLFELVGSPLYQASYGEEVTGVLPEGYWMRIDADHRRMLERLVARDAESATRLAAEHLDYIAEAVR from the coding sequence GTGACCGGCTCAACGGTGCGCCCGCCCGCCTACCAACAACTCGCGGACGATTTGCGAGCAGATATCACTTCGGGACGCCTGCAACCCGGTGAGCGACTGCCACCGGAGCCCGAGCTGTGCGTCAAGATCGGCGTCAGCCGGAGCACGGTGCGGGAGGCTCTGCGGCTGCTCGCCAGCCAGCATCTGATCGTCACGACCCGTGGGGTCACCGGTGGCAGCTTCGTGGCGCATCCCGATGCCGAGCAGCTCGCGGACGGGCTCTCCACCGGGTTCGCGCTGCTCACGCACTCGGCCAGCGTCGGTCTCGCCGACATGCTGGAGCTGCGGCGCTCGCTCGAGGTGCCGATCGCCGGCCTGGCCGCGGTCCGCCGCACCGACGTGCATCTGGCCGAGCTGCGCGGGGCGCTCTTCGATCCGACGATCGACGACTTCGACACCATGATGGCGGCGCACGCGGTGTTCCATCGGGCGATGGCGAAAGCTACCGCGAATCCGCTGTTCGAGCTCGTGGGAAGCCCGCTCTACCAGGCTTCGTACGGCGAGGAGGTGACAGGTGTGCTGCCCGAGGGTTACTGGATGCGCATCGACGCCGACCACCGGCGAATGCTGGAGCGTCTCGTCGCGCGCGACGCCGAGTCAGCGACCCGGCTGGCGGCCGAGCACCTGGATTACATAGCGGAGGCAGTCCGCTGA
- a CDS encoding diacylglycerol/lipid kinase family protein, translating into MRALLVVNPRATTTSERSRDVLVRALRSAVDLTVRYTERRGHATRLAREAAESGVDLVVTLGGDGTVNEAVNGLLTASTALAGLPGPLAFRLPALAVVPGGSTNVFARALGMPRDWVDGTGVIIAGIRDGRHRVINLGRADDRYFTFTAGLGWDAATIRGVEQARLRGRTSTPGLYVRSMAGQFLTGMDRKDPPLSLEQPGEEPTAGLSTVIVQNTAPWTYVGEKAVDLNPGASFDLGLDVLALRRLNIPGTARTVTQLAWRSGDLRGKQVLRLHDIAEFTVVASRPQAFQLDGDYLGERQKVHFVSVPSALRVIC; encoded by the coding sequence ATGCGAGCGTTGCTGGTGGTCAACCCCCGGGCGACCACGACCAGTGAGCGCAGCCGCGACGTGCTGGTGCGGGCGCTGCGCAGCGCGGTGGATCTGACCGTGCGGTATACCGAACGGCGCGGCCACGCCACCCGGCTGGCCCGGGAGGCAGCCGAGAGCGGCGTCGACCTGGTCGTCACGCTGGGTGGCGACGGCACGGTGAACGAGGCGGTCAACGGCCTGCTCACCGCATCGACCGCGCTCGCCGGGCTGCCCGGCCCGCTCGCGTTCCGGCTGCCGGCCCTCGCGGTGGTCCCCGGCGGCTCCACCAACGTCTTCGCCCGCGCGCTCGGCATGCCACGGGACTGGGTGGACGGCACCGGCGTGATCATCGCCGGCATCCGCGACGGACGGCACCGCGTGATCAATCTCGGTCGAGCGGATGATCGCTACTTCACCTTCACGGCCGGTCTCGGGTGGGACGCCGCGACGATTCGCGGCGTCGAGCAGGCCCGTCTCCGCGGCCGCACGTCCACACCGGGGTTGTACGTCCGCTCGATGGCCGGCCAGTTCCTCACCGGCATGGACCGTAAGGACCCGCCGCTCTCGCTGGAACAGCCCGGCGAGGAGCCGACGGCCGGACTGAGCACCGTGATCGTGCAGAACACCGCGCCCTGGACCTACGTCGGCGAGAAGGCCGTCGATCTCAACCCCGGCGCCTCGTTCGATCTCGGGCTCGACGTGCTGGCACTGCGCCGCCTGAATATTCCGGGGACGGCCCGGACCGTGACACAACTCGCGTGGCGATCCGGTGATCTACGAGGTAAACAAGTATTACGGCTGCATGACATCGCCGAGTTCACCGTGGTGGCGTCCCGGCCCCAGGCATTCCAGCTGGACGGCGACTACTTAGGGGAACGACAGAAGGTGCACTTCGTGTCCGTCCCCTCGGCGCTGCGTGTGATCTGCTGA
- a CDS encoding sirohydrochlorin chelatase, translated as MVLVAHGSRDPRAAVATEALARAVRRACPAWLVEASYLDHAGPRPLDVLASAPASRAILVPLLLTAAYHGRVDLPAVVRAAESLPISVTATDVLGPASPLLLSALSRRLLAATQSAATEAGSLPGVTSDPLPGVLPDPAGSLPGVVPDPAGSLPWALDGVVLASAGTRNEAARATVADAAVALGRRLGLPAAVAYASGAGPTPGEAVTALRAAGARRVGMSAYFLAPGLLHDLAARTAREAGAVAIAEPLTASPELVRLVAARVESALRHPLPLAA; from the coding sequence GTGGTGCTGGTGGCGCACGGCAGCCGTGACCCGCGGGCCGCCGTCGCGACCGAGGCGCTGGCCCGGGCGGTCCGCCGGGCCTGCCCGGCGTGGCTGGTGGAGGCGTCCTACCTGGACCATGCGGGACCGCGGCCGCTCGACGTGCTGGCGTCGGCGCCGGCATCCCGGGCCATCCTGGTGCCGTTGCTGCTGACCGCGGCCTATCACGGGCGTGTCGACCTGCCGGCCGTGGTTCGCGCGGCCGAGTCGCTGCCGATCAGCGTGACCGCCACGGACGTCCTCGGCCCGGCGTCGCCGTTGCTGCTCTCCGCCCTGAGCCGGCGCCTGCTGGCCGCGACACAGTCAGCCGCCACCGAGGCCGGGTCGCTTCCCGGCGTGACGTCTGATCCGCTTCCCGGCGTGCTGCCCGATCCGGCCGGGTCGCTTCCCGGCGTGGTGCCCGATCCGGCCGGTTCGCTTCCGTGGGCTCTCGACGGTGTGGTGCTGGCGTCCGCCGGAACCCGCAACGAGGCGGCGCGGGCGACCGTGGCCGACGCGGCCGTGGCCCTGGGAAGGCGTCTCGGGCTGCCCGCCGCGGTGGCTTACGCGTCCGGCGCGGGCCCCACGCCCGGCGAGGCGGTCACCGCGCTGCGGGCCGCCGGCGCGCGAAGGGTCGGTATGTCCGCCTACTTCCTCGCACCGGGCCTGCTCCACGACCTCGCGGCCCGCACAGCCCGGGAGGCCGGCGCGGTGGCGATCGCCGAGCCCCTGACGGCGTCACCGGAACTGGTGCGTCTCGTGGCAGCCCGGGTGGAGTCGGCGCTGCGCCACCCCCTCCCGCTGGCCGCCTGA
- a CDS encoding WhiB family transcriptional regulator: protein MDWRHDAICRDEDPELFFPIGTSGPALLQVEQAKAVCRRCPVTESCLSWALESGQDAGVWGGMSEDERRAVKRRGGLRVGAPTA, encoded by the coding sequence ATGGACTGGCGTCACGATGCGATCTGCCGCGACGAGGACCCTGAGCTGTTCTTCCCGATCGGGACGTCCGGCCCGGCGCTCCTGCAGGTCGAGCAGGCCAAGGCCGTGTGCCGGCGGTGCCCGGTGACCGAGTCGTGCCTCTCGTGGGCGCTCGAGTCCGGTCAGGACGCCGGCGTCTGGGGCGGGATGAGCGAAGACGAACGGCGCGCCGTGAAGCGTCGTGGTGGCCTTCGGGTCGGCGCTCCTACCGCCTGA
- a CDS encoding phosphoadenylyl-sulfate reductase translates to MSLLNAAGFGLVDLTAPVESGRRTPDELKALALDAAQALEGRPAEEIAKWATDTFGSRFCVTSSMADAVVAHIFSRVSPGVDVVFLDTGLHFPETLKVRDTVVRTMNVNVRSVRPRMTVGQQDGEYGPRLFARSPDECCFLRKVEPLERALAEYDSWATGLRRDESPTRANTPVVAFDAKKGKVKVNPIAAWTQADVDRYVSRWNVPVNELFKKGYGSIGCWPCTRRTKAGEDPRAGRWAMFEKTECGLHV, encoded by the coding sequence ATGAGCCTCCTCAACGCTGCCGGCTTCGGCCTCGTCGATCTCACCGCCCCTGTCGAATCCGGTCGCCGCACCCCTGACGAGCTCAAGGCGCTCGCGCTGGACGCCGCTCAGGCTCTCGAGGGCCGGCCCGCCGAGGAGATCGCCAAGTGGGCGACCGACACCTTCGGCTCGCGGTTCTGCGTCACCAGCTCGATGGCCGACGCCGTCGTGGCGCACATCTTCTCCCGCGTGTCGCCCGGCGTCGACGTGGTCTTCCTCGACACCGGCCTGCACTTCCCGGAGACCCTCAAGGTCCGCGACACCGTGGTCCGCACGATGAACGTCAACGTGCGCTCGGTCCGCCCCCGGATGACCGTCGGCCAGCAGGACGGCGAGTACGGTCCCCGCCTCTTCGCCCGCAGCCCGGACGAGTGCTGCTTCCTGCGCAAGGTGGAGCCGCTCGAGCGCGCCCTCGCCGAGTACGACTCCTGGGCCACCGGCCTGCGCCGCGACGAGTCCCCGACCCGCGCGAACACACCGGTCGTCGCGTTCGACGCGAAGAAGGGCAAGGTTAAGGTCAACCCGATCGCGGCCTGGACCCAGGCGGACGTGGATCGGTATGTCAGCCGCTGGAACGTGCCGGTGAACGAGCTGTTCAAGAAGGGGTACGGGTCGATCGGCTGCTGGCCGTGCACCCGGCGGACCAAGGCGGGGGAGGACCCGCGGGCGGGTCGCTGGGCGATGTTCGAGAAGACCGAATGCGGCCTCCACGTCTGA